Proteins from a genomic interval of Sporolactobacillus sp. Y61:
- the whiA gene encoding DNA-binding protein WhiA yields the protein MSFAADTKKELTMLEVKDCCARAELAALTRMNGFITIRSKRVELDIATENAAISRRIYRLIKQVYHYQIEILVRRKMRLKKNNVYIVRLKESARPFLRDLEIIDDQGQFTREIAPDLVKQKCCRRSYLRGAFLAGGSLNHPESSYHLEIFSNYEDHIRSLAKLMNTFELNVKVLPRKNGYIIYMKEGEKITDFLSIIGANRALFYFEDIRIVKDMRNSVNRLVNCETANLNKTVGAAIRQTENIRLIEKSIGLDELPHKLREIAELRLKHPDITLKELGELLGEPISKSGINHRFRKLDTIANRIRQGQK from the coding sequence ATGTCATTCGCTGCAGACACAAAAAAAGAGCTGACCATGCTTGAAGTTAAGGATTGCTGCGCCAGAGCAGAACTTGCTGCGCTGACGCGAATGAATGGATTTATCACCATTCGCAGCAAACGCGTTGAACTGGACATTGCAACGGAAAATGCAGCGATATCCCGACGCATCTACCGTCTGATCAAGCAGGTCTATCATTACCAGATTGAGATCCTTGTCCGTAGAAAAATGCGACTGAAAAAGAATAATGTTTATATTGTCAGACTGAAAGAGTCGGCCCGTCCGTTTCTGCGGGATCTGGAGATTATCGACGACCAGGGACAGTTTACCAGAGAAATTGCTCCGGATCTGGTTAAGCAGAAATGCTGCCGCAGATCGTATCTGCGCGGTGCTTTTCTGGCAGGAGGCTCGCTGAATCATCCGGAATCTTCCTATCATCTGGAAATTTTCTCAAATTATGAAGATCATATCCGTTCTTTGGCTAAACTGATGAATACATTCGAACTGAATGTCAAAGTACTCCCAAGAAAAAACGGGTATATTATTTATATGAAAGAAGGCGAGAAGATTACCGATTTTCTGAGCATCATCGGAGCGAACCGGGCACTCTTCTACTTTGAAGACATCCGGATCGTGAAAGATATGCGTAACTCCGTCAATCGTCTGGTTAACTGTGAAACAGCAAATTTGAATAAAACGGTTGGGGCAGCCATACGTCAGACGGAGAATATCCGTCTGATTGAAAAGAGCATCGGTCTGGATGAGCTTCCGCATAAACTGCGTGAAATCGCTGAGCTCCGTCTCAAGCATCCGGATATTACGCTAAAAGAACTGGGTGAATTGCTCGGCGAACCGATCAGCAAATCAGGAATCAACCACCGTTTCAGGAAACTGGATACCATTGCAAACAGAATCAGACAGGGGCAGAAATAA
- a CDS encoding HPr family phosphocarrier protein codes for MVNKRVTVQLREGLQARPAALFVQEAGRFHSHVTLEKDGKVANVKSIMGVMSVAPAFGEEIVLAADGPDEQEALDTLSSFIENQKG; via the coding sequence ATGGTGAACAAAAGGGTCACCGTTCAGTTGCGGGAAGGTCTTCAGGCCCGCCCGGCAGCGCTTTTTGTCCAGGAAGCCGGACGTTTTCATTCGCACGTGACACTTGAGAAAGACGGGAAGGTCGCCAATGTAAAAAGCATTATGGGCGTCATGAGCGTCGCTCCGGCTTTCGGTGAAGAGATCGTCCTTGCGGCGGATGGACCGGATGAACAGGAAGCGCTGGACACCCTGTCGTCTTTTATTGAAAATCAGAAGGGATAA
- the clpP gene encoding ATP-dependent Clp endopeptidase proteolytic subunit ClpP, with the protein MPLIPTVIEQTNRGERAYDIYSRLLKDRIIMLGTAIDDNVANAVVAQLLFLAAEDSEKDISLYINSPGGSITAGMAIYDTMQYVKPNVSTICIGMAASMGSFLLTAGEKGKRFALPNSEIMIHQPLGGMQGQASDMEIHAKRILKIREKLNHIYSERTGQPYEVIARDTDRDNFMSAEDSKKYGLIDEILTTSR; encoded by the coding sequence ATGCCTTTAATACCGACAGTTATTGAACAGACAAACCGTGGTGAGCGTGCTTACGACATTTATTCCCGGCTGCTGAAGGACCGAATCATCATGCTGGGAACAGCTATTGATGATAATGTGGCAAATGCTGTAGTCGCTCAGTTGCTGTTTCTTGCTGCTGAAGATTCCGAAAAAGATATTTCGCTTTACATTAACAGCCCTGGTGGATCAATTACCGCAGGGATGGCGATCTATGATACGATGCAGTACGTCAAACCCAATGTTTCCACAATCTGCATCGGGATGGCGGCATCCATGGGCAGTTTCCTGCTGACAGCAGGAGAGAAAGGGAAACGTTTCGCCCTTCCGAACAGTGAAATCATGATTCACCAGCCGCTCGGCGGCATGCAGGGACAGGCATCGGACATGGAAATTCATGCCAAACGGATTCTGAAAATCCGTGAGAAGCTGAATCATATCTATTCCGAACGGACCGGACAGCCTTATGAAGTCATTGCGCGGGATACGGACCGCGACAACTTCATGTCAGCTGAAGATTCTAAAAAATATGGTCTGATCGATGAGATTCTGACGACGTCCCGATAA
- a CDS encoding CotD family spore coat protein — MEVSPYSNQHPMPVNPYAHHENKYPAMKPEMKPVNKPAVSPASKGKCGNMPVMSPAGKSHAGGMGMHPGAMSPATGPVTHGKPLHCPPTQGGSFFDPQSVNVTDVYKPVVVRHIHPMHTQIRTHFVYEHQHFYPQSVSHTCDERHFDVQCGKPCFPRPHC, encoded by the coding sequence ATGGAGGTCTCGCCTTATTCGAATCAACACCCGATGCCGGTCAATCCTTATGCACATCACGAGAATAAATACCCTGCTATGAAACCGGAAATGAAACCAGTGAACAAACCTGCCGTTTCACCTGCGTCAAAGGGAAAATGCGGGAACATGCCGGTGATGAGTCCAGCTGGAAAATCGCATGCCGGAGGGATGGGCATGCATCCGGGAGCGATGTCTCCTGCTACGGGTCCAGTGACTCACGGGAAGCCACTACACTGCCCGCCGACACAGGGTGGATCATTTTTTGATCCACAGTCCGTCAATGTGACAGACGTTTATAAACCGGTTGTTGTCCGGCATATCCATCCTATGCACACACAGATCAGAACGCATTTTGTTTATGAGCACCAGCATTTTTACCCACAGTCGGTTTCCCATACATGCGATGAACGCCATTTTGATGTGCAGTGCGGCAAGCCCTGCTTCCCAAGGCCGCATTGCTAA
- a CDS encoding magnesium transporter CorA family protein: protein MIDIYLTDEQDNLVQKDELAKGCWINLTRPSEIEVGKVVKGTGIPSDFIRDSLDDDERSRIEKEDDTVLIIVDFPVLVQDESDSAPYDTIPLGIIVTPLYFVTVCLQSNPVVEDFINNKIKNFFTYKKTRFTLQILYAIARYYLRYLRTIDRRTAAIERELHESMRNKELFDLLSLEKTLVYFTTSLKSNSIVMEKMTKQRFLRMYEDDQDLLEDVIIEIKQAIEMSEVHSNILSGMMDAYASVISNNVNVVMKFLTTITIVLSIPTMVFSLYGMNVDIPWASIRHAYVIPLVMAVSISGIAALFFWKKKYF from the coding sequence ATGATTGATATTTATTTAACAGATGAACAGGATAATCTGGTACAGAAAGATGAACTGGCCAAAGGGTGCTGGATCAACCTCACCCGGCCGTCGGAAATTGAAGTGGGTAAGGTTGTTAAGGGAACCGGCATTCCGTCGGATTTCATCCGTGACTCACTGGATGATGATGAACGGTCCCGAATTGAAAAGGAAGACGATACGGTGCTGATTATCGTTGACTTTCCTGTGCTGGTGCAGGATGAGTCAGATTCGGCTCCTTATGATACGATCCCGCTTGGTATCATTGTCACACCGCTTTACTTTGTCACTGTCTGCCTGCAGAGCAACCCGGTTGTCGAGGATTTTATCAATAATAAAATCAAAAATTTTTTCACTTATAAAAAAACACGTTTTACTCTGCAGATCCTCTACGCGATCGCAAGATATTATCTGAGATATCTGCGTACAATTGACCGGAGGACGGCCGCTATTGAGCGGGAACTGCATGAATCGATGCGAAATAAGGAATTATTCGATCTGCTGAGTCTGGAAAAAACGCTCGTCTATTTTACAACTTCATTGAAATCAAATAGTATCGTGATGGAAAAAATGACGAAGCAGCGTTTCCTGAGGATGTATGAGGACGATCAGGATTTACTGGAAGATGTGATCATCGAAATCAAACAGGCTATTGAAATGTCGGAAGTGCACAGTAATATCCTGAGCGGGATGATGGATGCGTATGCTTCCGTCATTTCGAACAATGTCAACGTGGTCATGAAGTTTCTGACCACCATTACGATTGTGCTTTCCATCCCGACGATGGTGTTCAGTCTGTACGGCATGAATGTTGATATCCCGTGGGCGAGCATTCGCCATGCGTATGTGATACCGCTGGTCATGGCTGTTTCCATCTCAGGCATTGCGGCACTGTTTTTCTGGAAAAAGAAATATTTCTGA
- the rpoN gene encoding RNA polymerase factor sigma-54 yields the protein MGLALVQNQSLKQKLTPALFQSVTLLQFNHEQLSDYIKEKATGNPLLHVGETDFGYTPAHSVAGEEARSTTDVIEETVQSPGSFRDQLHMDLHQLSLSKNGIAAADLLIDCLDQNGYLTENPAEILDRFGMDSDLAEQALQVVQTLEPAGVGARTLQECLRLQLDRMEPRSPLAEKIISDFSDYFLSGSWQELAGKLGISEKQVKEAVALIRTLDPAPVHDHTGQQTPYVFPDVVVRRTENGLVCELEDRLLPKVTLETGAYRAYMTQADRETKRYLKQKKAEAQWLLNGLSRRKKTVLQLSTLLVDKQADFFRTGDMGTLRPFMMKEAAQAMSVNESTISRAVANKYLQTPYGLFPIKTFFVRPMKKNRQEISSHQIISRIKALIDEEDPGKPYSDQELARRISESGYRLSRRTVAKYREASGIGSTILRRKR from the coding sequence ATGGGCCTGGCTCTTGTACAAAATCAGTCGCTGAAGCAGAAACTGACGCCGGCACTCTTCCAGTCTGTGACCCTGCTTCAGTTTAACCATGAACAGTTGTCCGACTATATTAAAGAAAAGGCAACGGGTAATCCGCTTCTGCATGTCGGGGAAACAGACTTCGGCTATACCCCTGCGCATTCGGTTGCAGGGGAAGAAGCCCGGAGTACAACGGATGTCATTGAGGAAACGGTACAGAGCCCCGGCAGTTTTCGTGATCAGCTTCATATGGACCTTCATCAGCTCTCACTCAGCAAGAACGGCATCGCTGCAGCAGATCTTCTCATCGACTGTCTTGATCAGAACGGTTATCTGACGGAAAATCCGGCAGAGATTCTGGATCGTTTCGGGATGGATTCGGATCTGGCTGAACAGGCACTTCAGGTTGTGCAGACCCTGGAGCCGGCAGGAGTGGGTGCGCGTACCCTGCAGGAGTGCCTCAGACTTCAGCTGGATAGAATGGAGCCGCGCAGCCCTCTGGCCGAAAAGATTATTTCTGACTTCAGCGATTATTTTCTTTCCGGAAGCTGGCAGGAGCTGGCGGGCAAACTCGGAATCAGTGAAAAGCAGGTCAAGGAAGCGGTGGCGCTGATTCGTACCCTTGATCCCGCACCTGTCCATGATCATACGGGTCAGCAGACACCGTATGTTTTTCCGGATGTTGTCGTGCGCCGGACGGAGAACGGACTCGTTTGTGAACTGGAAGACCGGCTGCTGCCAAAAGTTACTCTGGAAACCGGTGCCTACAGGGCGTATATGACGCAGGCTGACCGGGAAACAAAGCGCTATCTGAAGCAAAAGAAGGCAGAAGCCCAGTGGCTGCTTAATGGTCTGTCAAGAAGAAAAAAGACGGTCTTGCAGCTTTCTACCCTGCTGGTTGATAAACAGGCCGACTTCTTTAGAACCGGAGACATGGGCACGCTCCGTCCATTTATGATGAAAGAAGCTGCACAGGCGATGTCAGTCAATGAATCCACAATCAGTCGTGCGGTTGCCAATAAATATCTGCAGACGCCGTATGGGCTGTTTCCAATAAAAACATTTTTTGTCCGGCCGATGAAGAAAAACAGACAGGAGATTTCCTCTCACCAGATTATCAGCCGGATTAAAGCCCTGATTGATGAAGAGGATCCGGGTAAACCGTATTCTGACCAGGAGCTCGCCCGCCGCATTAGCGAAAGCGGTTACCGGCTGAGCCGGAGGACGGTGGCCAAATATCGTGAGGCCAGTGGTATCGGGTCGACCATCCTGAGAAGAAAGAGGTAA